In the genome of Bacillota bacterium, the window CGCGACCAGGCCGGCCACAGTGACGAGCACGAACCTCAGGGGATCCCCTTTCCTGCGGAACACCCACCGGCGCTGGAGAAAATAGCTCTGGATCATCGCCACGGAACTGGCAGTAAGCGCCATCCCCCCGTGAGCCCAACCGGCCCGTGGTTGGAGCAGCATCACACCGAGGGTGTAAACGAGCATGTCGACGGTTGTGTTGAGCGCGCCACCCAGAGCGAACCGGAACCACCGCTGCCGGATCCACCGGTGAAAGCGGCACCGCCAAAGGAGCAGGATGCTCGTTCGCTCGTCGGCCGAATTGCCGCGGCCTTCCTGGGGTCGCGGCTGGCCCTTCTGCTCGTTGGCTGGGTCGCGTTCCTGCGTATCCCGGGTGGCCGTCCCGCTCAACCCTGGCCGATGCCCGATGCGCCCCTGGTCTTCACCATGTGGGATCGGTTC includes:
- a CDS encoding GtrA family protein, giving the protein MSGTATRDTQERDPANEQKGQPRPQEGRGNSADERTSILLLWRCRFHRWIRQRWFRFALGGALNTTVDMLVYTLGVMLLQPRAGWAHGGMALTASSVAMIQSYFLQRRWVFRRKGDPLRFVLVTVAGLVAGAAVTAALAQWLPSSAGTDAVVLAATRAPLARLGGSLVTAMVNYGGYCLWAFRD